One window of the Shewanella cyperi genome contains the following:
- a CDS encoding DUF1223 domain-containing protein: MKAWVWAWICGWLLAAPLAQAELLTSGNRGIRLFELYTSEGCSSCPPAEQWLSGLAVEPGLWRDTFVLAFHVSYWDYLGWRDPYGSKAFSARQYQHLNARHSRSVYTPQFFINSREWRGGELPEPASQSTGELRIDTRGSLIEASFTPLNAMAAPELHLALVAMGLTSQVTAGENRSRVLKHDFCVLQHQQVSGELGQGTWHFQAQWPALPTTAAGATRLARVYWIESGAEVQQALGHWLTRDAE, encoded by the coding sequence ATGAAGGCATGGGTATGGGCATGGATTTGCGGATGGCTGCTGGCTGCGCCGCTGGCGCAGGCTGAACTCTTGACCAGCGGCAACCGCGGCATCCGGCTGTTCGAGCTGTACACCTCCGAGGGCTGCAGCAGTTGCCCACCGGCGGAGCAATGGCTGTCGGGCCTCGCGGTTGAACCCGGCCTGTGGCGCGATACCTTTGTGCTGGCCTTCCATGTCAGTTACTGGGATTACCTGGGGTGGCGCGATCCCTATGGCAGCAAGGCCTTCAGCGCCCGTCAATACCAACACCTGAACGCCCGCCACAGCCGCAGCGTCTATACCCCGCAATTCTTTATCAACAGCCGCGAATGGCGCGGCGGCGAATTGCCGGAACCTGCTTCCCAGTCCACAGGAGAGCTGCGAATCGACACCAGGGGTTCGCTCATTGAGGCCAGCTTTACGCCGCTCAATGCCATGGCGGCGCCCGAGCTGCACCTGGCACTGGTGGCCATGGGCTTAACATCCCAGGTGACCGCGGGGGAAAACCGCAGTCGGGTGCTTAAGCATGATTTTTGTGTGCTGCAACATCAGCAGGTCAGTGGCGAGCTGGGGCAGGGCACCTGGCATTTCCAGGCCCAATGGCCGGCGCTGCCGACCACTGCCGCCGGTGCCACCCGCCTGGCGCGGGTTTACTGGATTGAGTCCGGAGCCGAGGTGCAGCAGGCCCTTGGCCATTGGCTGACCCGGGACGCCGAATGA
- a CDS encoding LytR/AlgR family response regulator transcription factor — protein MLIVEDSRLARLELKQQLAAIEGITVVAEAASVQEGISACEAHAPDLLFLDIDLPDGSGFELLASLDEAPRVIFTTAFEEFALQAFEKQALDYLLKPINSQRLQQACERAMLAIESANRSEKMTLDSQFFVKDGRNCYLVRLGDVERFEAQGNYTQVYFDDNKPLIYRTLNKIEPRLPSQHFFRVSRQHIVQLAHIRHIEACSSGGLELTLSSGARIEVSRRQTSLLRDLMSL, from the coding sequence GTGCTGATCGTAGAAGACTCAAGGCTGGCAAGGTTGGAGCTGAAACAGCAGCTTGCAGCCATAGAAGGTATTACCGTGGTGGCCGAAGCCGCTTCGGTGCAGGAGGGTATCAGCGCCTGTGAAGCACATGCCCCGGATCTGCTGTTTTTGGATATCGACCTGCCCGACGGCTCCGGCTTTGAGCTACTGGCGAGCCTTGATGAGGCGCCGCGGGTGATTTTTACTACGGCTTTCGAGGAGTTTGCCCTTCAAGCCTTTGAAAAACAGGCGCTGGACTATCTGTTAAAACCCATCAATAGCCAGCGTCTGCAGCAAGCCTGTGAGCGGGCCATGCTCGCCATAGAGTCGGCCAATCGCAGTGAAAAGATGACCTTGGATAGCCAGTTTTTCGTCAAGGATGGGCGCAATTGTTATCTGGTCAGGCTTGGCGATGTGGAGCGCTTCGAGGCCCAGGGAAACTACACCCAGGTCTATTTCGACGACAACAAGCCACTCATCTATCGCACTCTCAATAAAATTGAGCCGCGCCTGCCCAGCCAACACTTCTTTCGGGTCAGCCGTCAGCACATAGTACAGCTGGCGCATATCCGTCATATAGAAGCCTGTAGCAGTGGTGGTCTGGAGTTGACCCTGTCCAGCGGTGCCCGCATAGAAGTGTCCCGTCGCCAAACGAGCTTACTGCGGGATCTGATGAGCCTTTGA
- a CDS encoding response regulator transcription factor, with protein MRLLLVEDDAALAQNLRDHLQQLLYSVDLATDGEIGLFQGQEYDYDAAIIDVGLPKLDGISLIRALRGAQRDFPVIILTARDSWQDKVEGLDAGADDYLTKPFHPEELSARLKALIRRSAGKASPVINNGPLSLNSASGEVLLHGQSVNLSGSEYKLLQFLMLHRGEVKSKTVLTEHIYDQDFDLDSNVIEVFIRRLRKKLDPDNSLGLIETLRGQGYRLNKLDDAQGG; from the coding sequence ATGCGACTCTTGTTGGTGGAAGACGATGCCGCCCTGGCACAGAATCTCAGGGACCATCTGCAACAGCTGCTGTACAGCGTGGATCTGGCCACCGATGGCGAAATCGGCCTGTTCCAGGGCCAGGAATACGATTACGATGCGGCCATTATAGACGTGGGCCTGCCCAAGCTTGATGGCATCAGCCTTATTCGGGCGCTGCGTGGGGCCCAAAGGGACTTTCCCGTGATTATCCTCACCGCCAGGGACAGCTGGCAGGACAAGGTAGAAGGCCTGGATGCCGGTGCCGATGACTATCTGACCAAACCCTTCCACCCGGAAGAACTGAGCGCCAGGCTCAAGGCGCTGATCCGCCGCTCCGCCGGCAAGGCCAGCCCGGTGATCAACAATGGCCCCCTCAGCCTCAACAGTGCCAGCGGCGAGGTGCTGCTGCACGGTCAATCCGTCAACCTGTCGGGATCGGAATACAAGCTGCTGCAATTCCTGATGCTGCACCGGGGCGAGGTCAAATCCAAGACAGTGCTGACCGAGCATATCTACGACCAGGATTTCGATCTGGACTCCAACGTCATCGAGGTCTTTATCCGCCGCCTGCGCAAAAAACTCGATCCGGACAACAGCCTGGGCCTGATAGAAACCCTCCGCGGCCAGGGTTACCGGCTCAACAAACTGGATGACGCCCAAGGTGGCTGA
- a CDS encoding RidA family protein — MTIRRLGVGQRMSNIVIHQGLVYLCGQVAKDKYQGITEQTRTMLEEVDALLLEAGSSREHLLSATLYLKDMGDYDAMNAVWDAWVPRGHAPARACVEAKIAEPEYLVEVSVIAALKP; from the coding sequence ATGACAATTCGACGTTTGGGTGTGGGCCAGCGCATGAGCAACATAGTGATCCACCAGGGCCTGGTTTACCTCTGTGGTCAGGTGGCCAAGGACAAATACCAGGGGATCACAGAGCAAACCCGCACCATGCTGGAGGAGGTGGACGCCCTGCTGCTGGAAGCCGGCAGCTCCCGTGAGCATCTGCTCAGTGCCACCCTGTATCTGAAAGACATGGGCGACTACGATGCCATGAATGCGGTCTGGGATGCCTGGGTGCCCCGGGGCCATGCCCCGGCGAGGGCCTGTGTCGAGGCAAAGATAGCCGAACCCGAGTACCTGGTGGAAGTGTCGGTTATCGCCGCCCTGAAGCCCTAA
- a CDS encoding helix-turn-helix domain-containing protein produces the protein MILADKIVNLRKQANWSQEELADKMGVSRQSVSKWESANSIPDLNKVILLANLFSVSTDYLLKDEIDSFDTGKVSELPDVSLITMEQANHYLECKVSAAELTVKGVLLCVCSVIPLFFFGAMAAAQRMGMTNNLAAACGIVGILILVCLGISYLIKINQFETDTATIDNEQFELSYGVHSAFQEKLNHFKPRYHRRLSLGIFFFIGSFIPLMLGSLFYPGAETIFMMLIVLILMIAAGLYLVIPVSARLDAYSAILRDSLNKTAKARRSEKAKKLAGFYWPLVTAVFLGWSLWTMNWGMTWIIWPVSAVLFAALVGLTELLEKDQR, from the coding sequence ATGATACTGGCAGACAAGATAGTGAATTTACGTAAGCAAGCCAACTGGTCTCAGGAGGAGTTGGCTGACAAGATGGGGGTGTCCAGGCAATCCGTATCCAAGTGGGAGAGCGCCAACAGCATCCCCGATCTGAACAAAGTCATCCTCCTGGCAAACTTATTCAGCGTCTCTACCGACTACCTGTTAAAGGACGAGATAGACAGCTTTGACACCGGTAAGGTCAGCGAGCTGCCGGACGTCTCACTGATCACCATGGAGCAAGCCAATCACTATCTTGAGTGCAAGGTCAGCGCTGCGGAACTCACCGTCAAAGGAGTATTACTCTGTGTGTGCTCGGTTATTCCCTTGTTCTTTTTTGGGGCTATGGCGGCGGCACAGCGGATGGGTATGACGAATAACCTGGCGGCTGCCTGCGGAATTGTAGGCATACTGATACTGGTATGCCTGGGTATCAGTTATTTGATCAAGATAAACCAATTTGAAACCGATACGGCCACCATAGATAACGAGCAATTTGAACTCAGTTATGGTGTCCACAGTGCCTTTCAGGAAAAGCTGAATCACTTTAAACCCAGGTATCATCGTCGGTTGTCACTGGGAATTTTCTTTTTCATCGGCAGTTTTATTCCGCTCATGCTGGGCAGCCTTTTCTATCCGGGAGCCGAGACCATATTCATGATGCTGATTGTGCTGATACTGATGATAGCGGCAGGCTTGTACCTGGTAATCCCGGTGTCAGCAAGGCTCGATGCTTATAGCGCCATCCTCAGGGATAGCCTGAACAAAACTGCGAAAGCAAGACGAAGCGAGAAAGCAAAAAAGCTAGCGGGGTTTTATTGGCCGCTTGTCACTGCAGTCTTTCTGGGGTGGAGTCTGTGGACCATGAATTGGGGCATGACCTGGATTATTTGGCCAGTCAGCGCAGTGCTGTTTGCGGCCTTGGTCGGCTTAACGGAACTGCTCGAAAAAGACCAGCGATAG
- a CDS encoding alpha/beta hydrolase family protein produces MKTFTSYSNTSNRSSNTTSLPNFRRSKLHWIAVSLLAVSLGGPALAETHANESTAASESIYGNWTAELKVNAKTSVGLVLKLKQSDSGFEACMDVPAQGQFDICFPEASLTGKELKLGLPVAAINIEGQWLGDEIHSQYQQGGFSAPVTFERQQQALAGRKPKQQELFSADYKVQDVSFGSEAGISLAGTLSLPKTPKAVAILLSGSGPSTRDAEAFGHKIFMVLAHQLSREDIAVLRFDDRGVGKSGGDFASATSLDFATDALAAFEFIRAQPWADKLPVGFVGHSEGGLIGTLAAAKEPRVSFLVSLAGLGTSGEQILIDQSFRISQLMGMDKEALEKDDMAQKQILSAVRRGLSSDELTELMVSLGDEQDKARAKAQQLSSPWFRYFVSADPAPNLAKLTMPVLALNGELDVQVLADPNIKGFKNNVKHELLTTRIYPGLNHLFQPAKTGLPNEYVTSDISFSDAVSLDIANWVKAL; encoded by the coding sequence ATGAAAACCTTTACCAGCTATAGCAACACCAGCAACAGAAGCAGCAATACAACCAGCCTCCCCAACTTTCGGCGGAGTAAGTTGCATTGGATAGCTGTCAGCCTGCTGGCTGTGAGTCTAGGCGGTCCGGCGCTGGCCGAAACCCATGCCAACGAGAGTACTGCTGCCAGCGAAAGCATATACGGCAACTGGACCGCCGAGCTCAAGGTCAACGCTAAGACGTCGGTTGGGTTGGTGTTGAAGCTGAAGCAGTCAGATTCGGGCTTTGAGGCCTGTATGGATGTGCCGGCGCAGGGGCAGTTCGATATCTGTTTTCCTGAGGCCAGTCTGACAGGCAAAGAACTGAAGTTGGGTTTACCCGTTGCAGCCATCAATATCGAGGGCCAGTGGCTGGGAGACGAGATCCACAGCCAGTATCAGCAGGGCGGTTTCAGTGCACCCGTGACCTTTGAGCGTCAGCAGCAGGCGCTGGCGGGCCGTAAACCCAAGCAGCAGGAGCTGTTCAGCGCGGATTATAAGGTGCAGGATGTGAGCTTTGGCAGCGAGGCTGGCATCAGCCTGGCCGGTACCCTGAGCCTGCCAAAGACGCCCAAGGCAGTCGCTATCTTGCTGTCGGGTTCGGGCCCCAGCACCCGGGATGCCGAAGCCTTTGGTCATAAAATCTTTATGGTGCTCGCCCATCAGCTGAGCCGGGAAGACATTGCCGTGCTGCGTTTCGATGATAGAGGCGTGGGCAAATCAGGTGGTGATTTTGCCAGTGCCACCAGTCTGGATTTCGCCACCGATGCCCTGGCCGCGTTCGAGTTTATCCGCGCTCAGCCTTGGGCAGATAAGCTGCCGGTCGGTTTTGTCGGCCACAGTGAGGGCGGTTTGATAGGAACCTTGGCCGCCGCGAAAGAGCCCAGGGTCAGCTTTTTGGTATCGCTGGCTGGGCTTGGAACCAGCGGCGAGCAAATCCTGATTGATCAATCCTTTCGAATTTCTCAGCTGATGGGGATGGACAAAGAGGCGCTCGAAAAAGATGATATGGCGCAAAAACAAATATTAAGTGCGGTGCGCCGCGGTTTATCGAGCGACGAACTGACCGAGCTGATGGTGTCCCTCGGCGACGAGCAGGATAAAGCCAGAGCCAAGGCCCAGCAGCTTTCCAGCCCCTGGTTCAGGTACTTTGTCAGTGCCGATCCCGCCCCCAATCTGGCCAAGCTGACCATGCCCGTGCTGGCGCTGAATGGTGAGTTGGATGTACAGGTACTGGCGGACCCCAACATAAAAGGATTTAAAAACAACGTGAAGCATGAGCTGCTGACAACCCGAATCTACCCGGGCCTTAACCATCTGTTTCAGCCAGCCAAAACCGGGCTGCCCAATGAATATGTCACCAGCGATATTAGCTTCAGCGACGCGGTAAGCCTGGATATCGCCAACTGGGTGAAGGCCCTATGA
- a CDS encoding ATP-binding protein, with amino-acid sequence MADNPRPMSLKTRLRLSALLLLLLLLPAIGMALHNAFERQASSGTRDELNALLYSVLTLAEVDSDGLQMPDSLAQPQFNIDKSGLYAIISGADGAVLWRSGSLVSQALPATLPRPARGERRFGELSLDDERQFILSFSASFETRNAQGQLQDFPLTVHIIKSRAAHDKLMRDFRHSLWRYLALTAILLAAVQGLWLLWTLKPLQHFQRELEAVENGRQQLIGDAFPQELQPLVRQLNSLLTTEQNQRTRYRNALADLAHSLKTPLAVLKSQPQLPTAALEQIDAISYSISHQLKRAQSAGAASWHQGVAIAEVTDKLLRTLGKLHADTQLQLTQSLAPDLMFKGDSGDLTELLGNLLDNACKAAKSQVRIAGVMEGNTLHLVVEDDGPGIPDELKERIFERGMRADTYEKGHGIGLAIVRDLVDSYQGRLNLGRSEALGGARFELVFRQ; translated from the coding sequence GTGGCTGATAATCCCCGCCCCATGTCACTGAAAACCCGGCTGCGGCTCAGCGCCCTGTTGCTGCTGTTGCTGTTGCTGCCGGCCATTGGCATGGCACTGCACAATGCCTTCGAGCGCCAGGCCAGCAGCGGCACCCGCGACGAACTCAATGCCCTGCTGTATTCGGTGCTGACCCTGGCGGAAGTGGACAGCGACGGGTTGCAGATGCCGGACTCCCTGGCCCAACCCCAGTTCAATATCGACAAATCCGGGCTGTACGCCATCATCAGCGGCGCCGACGGTGCCGTACTGTGGCGCTCGGGCTCCCTGGTGAGTCAGGCGCTGCCCGCAACCCTGCCCCGTCCGGCCCGGGGCGAGCGCCGCTTTGGCGAACTGAGCCTCGACGATGAGCGGCAGTTTATTCTCAGCTTCAGCGCCAGCTTCGAGACCCGCAACGCCCAAGGCCAGCTGCAGGACTTCCCCCTGACGGTGCACATCATCAAATCCCGCGCCGCCCATGACAAGCTGATGCGCGACTTCAGGCACAGCCTGTGGCGCTATTTGGCACTGACCGCCATCTTGCTGGCGGCGGTTCAGGGCCTGTGGCTGCTGTGGACCCTGAAACCCTTGCAACATTTTCAGCGGGAGCTGGAAGCGGTGGAAAACGGCCGTCAGCAATTGATTGGCGATGCCTTTCCCCAGGAGCTGCAGCCCCTGGTGCGCCAGCTCAATTCACTGCTGACCACAGAACAAAACCAGCGCACCCGTTACCGCAATGCCCTGGCGGATCTGGCCCACAGCCTGAAAACCCCCTTGGCCGTGCTCAAGAGTCAGCCGCAGTTGCCGACGGCGGCACTTGAGCAAATCGACGCCATCAGCTATTCCATCAGTCACCAACTGAAGCGGGCCCAAAGTGCCGGCGCCGCCTCCTGGCATCAGGGGGTGGCCATTGCCGAGGTGACCGACAAGCTGCTGCGCACCCTTGGCAAACTCCATGCGGATACCCAGCTCCAGTTAACCCAATCGCTGGCACCGGATCTGATGTTCAAGGGGGATAGCGGCGATCTGACCGAACTGCTCGGCAACCTGCTGGACAATGCCTGCAAGGCCGCCAAAAGCCAGGTGCGTATCGCCGGGGTGATGGAAGGCAACACCCTGCATCTGGTGGTAGAAGATGATGGTCCCGGGATCCCAGATGAACTGAAAGAGCGCATCTTCGAGCGCGGCATGCGGGCCGACACCTACGAAAAAGGCCACGGCATAGGCCTGGCGATAGTGCGCGACCTGGTCGACAGCTACCAGGGACGACTTAACCTGGGCCGTAGCGAGGCCCTCGGCGGCGCCCGGTTTGAGCTGGTGTTCCGCCAGTAA
- a CDS encoding class I SAM-dependent DNA methyltransferase — MESEVTDKYQITADTFSRLAQRYQERFLEWPPYAQSYEWLLAEMAATDVRLLDVACGPGSLGLYLKRRRPELQITGTDLAPGMLALARGNIPDGEFLLKDSRDIATLEGQFDLCCCGFGLPYLDGTDLERFIAGAHDKLRPGGLLYLSTMEGEPERSGWQTSSSGDSVFIHYHRGAELQALLEQQGFTVFKQFRQASTNGDTDLFIFARRCLS; from the coding sequence ATGGAAAGTGAAGTAACGGACAAGTACCAGATCACCGCCGACACCTTCAGTCGTCTGGCCCAGAGGTATCAGGAGCGCTTCCTCGAATGGCCGCCCTACGCCCAGAGCTACGAGTGGTTGCTGGCGGAAATGGCGGCCACCGATGTGCGCCTGCTGGATGTGGCCTGCGGTCCCGGCAGTTTGGGACTATACCTCAAGCGCAGGCGGCCCGAGCTACAGATCACAGGTACGGATCTGGCGCCGGGCATGTTGGCACTGGCCAGGGGCAATATTCCCGATGGCGAATTTCTGCTGAAAGACAGCCGCGACATAGCCACACTGGAAGGCCAGTTTGATCTCTGCTGCTGTGGCTTTGGCCTGCCCTATCTGGATGGCACCGATCTTGAGCGGTTTATTGCCGGCGCCCACGACAAGTTAAGGCCCGGAGGACTGCTGTATCTTAGTACCATGGAAGGTGAGCCCGAGCGTTCGGGTTGGCAGACCTCCAGCAGCGGTGACAGTGTCTTTATTCACTATCACAGGGGGGCGGAGCTGCAAGCCTTGCTGGAGCAACAGGGATTCACTGTCTTCAAACAGTTTCGCCAGGCCTCCACCAATGGTGATACCGACCTGTTCATCTTTGCCCGCCGTTGTTTATCTTAG
- a CDS encoding PepSY domain-containing protein, translating to MKFAATLLGTCLLLVTATGEAYMQPSLKPSHLMAPDGKQVQLRVRSPEQAASMASGRYPGKVLKVGRSTVNGNPGYRIKMVTNDGKVFYVAVDAVTGSVGRD from the coding sequence ATGAAATTTGCCGCCACCCTGCTGGGCACCTGCCTGCTGCTGGTCACCGCCACAGGTGAGGCATACATGCAGCCATCCCTGAAGCCAAGCCACTTGATGGCACCGGACGGCAAACAGGTCCAACTCAGGGTCCGCAGTCCGGAACAGGCGGCGTCCATGGCCAGTGGACGCTATCCCGGCAAGGTGCTCAAGGTCGGCCGCAGCACGGTCAACGGCAATCCCGGTTATCGCATCAAAATGGTGACCAACGACGGCAAGGTGTTTTACGTGGCCGTGGATGCGGTCACGGGCTCGGTAGGGAGAGATTGA
- a CDS encoding sensor histidine kinase: protein MSSNLKRFWLYQTLGWGSFALLNLSVRGYFSHYAVGELVNSMSLFAALMVSTGLLRLYFHRFIEDKSLGRAVAHVLLGALLAALLTTALVALVLLPNQELVFGKVIPEAPSQLLISIPNTLFIILLWSLFYLVIKRQRLLSQREKAQEALQQSLQAAQLDLLLSQINPHFIFNAINNIRALILEDKDKARQMLTELSDVMRYVMYADSGALIPFQQELGTVKQYLSINELQFESRLSYQLDIAPDCLDVLFPKMMLQLMVENAIKHGIGKRVQGGRIDISARCETGCLVVEVVNPGSLAPEGARGEGIGIQNIRQRLQLHYGEPAHRFACKAAFDIRADGENVVACLRLPLEKKDKEIA from the coding sequence ATGAGTTCGAATCTGAAGCGTTTCTGGCTTTACCAGACGCTTGGATGGGGGAGTTTTGCCCTGCTCAACCTGAGTGTGCGGGGCTACTTCAGCCATTACGCCGTGGGGGAGCTGGTCAACTCAATGTCGCTGTTTGCGGCATTGATGGTGTCGACAGGCTTGCTGCGACTGTATTTTCATCGCTTTATTGAAGATAAGTCACTGGGCAGGGCGGTTGCCCATGTGTTGTTGGGCGCCTTGCTGGCAGCTCTGTTAACTACCGCCTTAGTGGCGCTGGTGCTGCTTCCCAATCAGGAGCTGGTGTTTGGCAAGGTCATCCCGGAGGCGCCGTCTCAGCTGCTGATATCCATCCCCAATACCCTGTTCATTATTTTGCTCTGGTCGCTGTTTTATCTGGTGATTAAGCGCCAGCGACTGCTCAGCCAGCGTGAGAAGGCACAGGAAGCCCTGCAGCAGTCTCTGCAGGCCGCACAGCTGGATTTATTGCTAAGTCAGATCAATCCGCACTTTATTTTTAATGCAATCAATAACATCAGGGCGCTTATCTTGGAGGATAAAGACAAGGCGCGGCAAATGTTAACTGAGCTGTCGGATGTGATGCGCTACGTGATGTACGCCGACAGCGGCGCACTTATCCCGTTTCAGCAGGAACTTGGCACCGTTAAGCAGTACCTCAGTATCAATGAGCTGCAATTCGAATCCCGCCTGAGTTACCAATTGGACATAGCGCCGGACTGCCTGGATGTGCTGTTTCCCAAGATGATGTTGCAGCTCATGGTTGAGAACGCCATTAAGCACGGCATTGGTAAACGCGTGCAGGGCGGCAGGATAGATATCTCGGCTCGCTGCGAAACTGGTTGCCTGGTGGTGGAGGTGGTCAATCCCGGCAGCTTGGCGCCCGAAGGTGCCCGGGGGGAGGGGATAGGCATTCAGAATATTCGCCAGCGTTTGCAGCTGCACTATGGTGAACCGGCCCACAGGTTTGCATGCAAGGCAGCCTTCGACATTCGGGCCGACGGTGAAAATGTGGTGGCGTGTTTGCGGTTGCCGCTGGAAAAAAAGGATAAGGAAATTGCTTAA
- a CDS encoding DUF3300 domain-containing protein: MKKAITQATKAATLALCAMTLFAAPVTQALAAPQAQEHQAREQEWGNEKFSDAELAQMLAPIALYPDSLLTHILIAASYPLEVVQANRWRKKHDNLSSDRLMSEAGKQDWDPSVVALVAFPNVLEKMSEDLDWTQRLGDAFLDDEARVLDSIQQLRRDADRANSLDDMDKLVVKRVNTQIIIEAPQPEVVYVPYYDPRTVYGYWRWSAYPPVYWTVFPKHRHHHGHFWWHSGIGISFNFYFGSVFWAERYLVVNHHHHYHRPPATRISISNGGSRWHHNPHHRHGVAYRTPEVKHRYFSHAPSQFERHQAREHEVRQLTPGKASWHAVKERREQGFEQKLRGEPKFRNEAKFSNEPRSRDVSKYRDEPKHRNEPKFSNESSHKAEVRSPQREIHQPKAEHRQAPARVETQKPARVEKFERVERAPKQESKPRQDRGQDMRSHQPARDQGHPRQESRGNNERSRHQER; the protein is encoded by the coding sequence ATGAAAAAGGCAATCACCCAAGCGACCAAAGCAGCGACACTGGCACTGTGTGCCATGACCCTGTTTGCCGCCCCTGTGACCCAGGCGCTGGCCGCACCCCAAGCCCAGGAACACCAAGCCCGGGAACAAGAGTGGGGCAATGAGAAGTTTTCCGATGCCGAGCTGGCCCAAATGCTGGCACCCATCGCCCTTTATCCCGACAGCCTGCTGACCCACATACTGATAGCCGCCAGCTATCCGCTGGAAGTGGTGCAGGCAAATCGCTGGCGCAAGAAACACGACAATCTCAGCAGTGACCGTTTGATGTCCGAGGCAGGCAAGCAGGATTGGGATCCCAGCGTGGTGGCCCTGGTGGCCTTCCCCAATGTGCTGGAAAAAATGAGCGAGGATCTCGACTGGACCCAGAGACTGGGCGATGCCTTCCTCGATGACGAAGCGCGGGTGCTGGACAGCATTCAGCAGCTGCGCCGGGACGCCGACCGGGCCAACAGCCTGGATGACATGGATAAGCTGGTGGTGAAACGGGTCAATACCCAGATCATCATTGAAGCACCGCAGCCCGAAGTGGTGTACGTGCCCTATTACGACCCGCGCACCGTCTATGGTTACTGGCGCTGGAGTGCCTATCCTCCAGTGTACTGGACGGTATTTCCGAAGCACAGACATCATCACGGCCATTTCTGGTGGCACAGCGGTATAGGGATCTCGTTCAACTTCTACTTCGGCAGCGTCTTCTGGGCCGAGCGCTATCTGGTGGTTAACCATCACCATCACTACCACCGCCCACCAGCAACGCGGATCTCGATCAGCAACGGTGGCAGCCGTTGGCACCACAATCCACACCACAGGCACGGCGTAGCCTATCGTACACCCGAAGTGAAGCATCGCTACTTCAGCCACGCCCCCAGTCAGTTCGAACGTCATCAGGCCCGTGAGCATGAGGTTCGGCAATTGACTCCGGGAAAAGCCTCCTGGCACGCAGTGAAGGAAAGACGGGAGCAAGGGTTCGAGCAAAAGCTGAGAGGTGAGCCCAAATTCCGGAATGAAGCTAAATTCAGCAATGAGCCCAGATCCCGTGACGTAAGTAAGTACCGGGATGAGCCCAAACACCGCAATGAGCCTAAATTCAGCAATGAATCAAGCCATAAAGCCGAGGTTCGCAGCCCGCAACGGGAGATCCACCAGCCCAAAGCCGAACACAGGCAGGCACCCGCCCGGGTTGAGACTCAAAAGCCGGCACGAGTTGAGAAGTTTGAGCGGGTGGAAAGAGCGCCGAAGCAGGAAAGCAAACCACGCCAGGACAGAGGCCAGGACATGCGCTCACATCAGCCGGCAAGGGATCAGGGACATCCACGGCAGGAATCCCGTGGTAACAATGAAAGATCCCGCCATCAGGAACGCTGA
- a CDS encoding Rho-binding antiterminator: MQDYRAISCDLYDCIELACIRGYPLLLELKDEGKLHARAMTTETRADKSEWLVVETATQIRSIRLDQIIALTPDVEGAEFGRLQLQP, translated from the coding sequence ATGCAAGACTACCGCGCTATATCCTGCGATCTCTATGATTGCATCGAACTGGCCTGCATTCGCGGCTATCCCTTGCTGCTGGAGCTGAAGGATGAAGGCAAGCTGCACGCCAGGGCCATGACCACGGAAACCCGGGCCGACAAGAGCGAATGGCTGGTGGTGGAAACCGCCACCCAGATCCGCTCCATCCGCCTCGATCAGATCATTGCCCTGACACCCGATGTCGAAGGTGCCGAATTTGGGCGGCTGCAACTGCAGCCCTGA